One stretch of Candidatus Thermokryptus mobilis DNA includes these proteins:
- the menA gene encoding 1,4-dihydroxy-2-naphthoate octaprenyltransferase, giving the protein MIEEYKSYLRTAKKVFEENKTLTLVSHGKSGVWAGKVYFGEEDGYIYVALEKGRNYQNVIENPRVFFVIEHGVPDRFIQGEGIAEKLGDISERPERSIIFRKAIELVVYAKKIPGVTLFRIRPTKLYVSDFTEEWKPRAEIEVTEEVLKFFQTELRTRHNFFKLVFKAIRPFAFPATIAPVLLGTFIASDVSLKLFLLVFVGLLFAHSAVNVLSDYFDYIRGADTWKVLGSSRVLVDGLMKPSQHLALGITLLLLALAFGLYFVLAVDYKILYFIIPGLILGVFYTAPPLGFKYRALGDLAVFLAFGPVMTLGVYYIQTREISLTPILLSIPIGLLTTAILHGNNFRDISEDIGAGYKTLAGILGPKGSSYYYAFLVLFAYLLTIYFIIRGFLPMAGIITLLTFPIAVKNVKVSFNQALVNFTFLDLLTAKLQLYFSTLLIFGLILEKFLI; this is encoded by the coding sequence ATGATTGAGGAGTACAAATCCTATCTTAGAACCGCAAAGAAGGTCTTTGAAGAGAATAAAACCCTTACGCTTGTGAGCCACGGAAAGAGTGGTGTTTGGGCAGGGAAAGTTTATTTCGGTGAAGAGGATGGATATATTTATGTTGCACTTGAAAAAGGGAGAAATTATCAAAATGTAATTGAAAATCCGCGCGTTTTCTTTGTGATAGAACATGGTGTCCCGGATAGATTTATCCAGGGTGAGGGAATAGCTGAAAAACTCGGTGATATATCTGAAAGACCCGAGAGAAGCATAATTTTCAGGAAAGCGATTGAGCTTGTGGTTTATGCGAAAAAAATCCCTGGGGTTACGCTTTTCAGGATAAGACCTACAAAACTTTATGTTTCCGATTTCACTGAGGAATGGAAGCCAAGAGCGGAAATTGAAGTCACAGAAGAAGTTTTGAAATTTTTCCAAACGGAATTAAGAACAAGACATAATTTTTTTAAGCTTGTATTTAAAGCAATAAGACCTTTTGCTTTTCCCGCAACAATTGCTCCGGTTTTGCTTGGAACTTTCATAGCTTCCGATGTTTCTTTGAAGTTATTTTTACTTGTTTTCGTCGGGCTTTTATTTGCGCATTCGGCTGTAAATGTTTTGAGTGATTATTTTGACTATATCAGGGGTGCTGATACTTGGAAAGTTCTCGGTTCAAGCCGTGTCCTTGTTGATGGTTTGATGAAACCAAGTCAACATCTTGCGCTTGGGATAACTTTGCTTTTACTTGCACTTGCGTTCGGGCTTTATTTCGTCTTAGCGGTGGATTATAAAATTTTGTATTTCATAATCCCCGGGCTGATACTTGGCGTTTTTTATACTGCACCACCACTTGGTTTTAAATACAGGGCTCTCGGTGACCTTGCTGTTTTCCTAGCATTTGGACCAGTAATGACGCTTGGGGTTTATTACATTCAAACAAGGGAAATTTCATTGACGCCGATTTTGCTTTCAATTCCAATTGGTCTTCTAACAACAGCAATCTTGCACGGAAATAATTTCAGAGATATAAGTGAAGATATTGGCGCTGGTTATAAAACCCTTGCTGGAATTCTTGGACCTAAAGGATCAAGCTATTACTATGCTTTCCTTGTCCTGTTTGCTTATCTTCTGACGATTTACTTTATCATTAGGGGATTTTTGCCGATGGCTGGCATCATCACTCTTTTAACCTTTCCGATAGCGGTGAAAAATGTAAAAGTTTCGTTCAATCAGGCGCTCGTTAATTTTACTTTCCTTGACCTTTTGACGGCGAAGCTTCAACTTTATTTTTCAACTCTTTTGATATTTGGGCTAATCCTTGAAAAATTTTTAATTTAA
- a CDS encoding LutC/YkgG family protein: MGERTEKLIERFKLEFERVGGVFIRAKKDQILPILNQTLKVENAEKIFVEKFDDELSNILKQLNVKQIITQAHSEKQLAKVDASVTGCDYLIAETGTIVFIHDEKRFKSSILLPRVHIVIARSEQVYESLEHVFEKIDKKFDSIFLVTGPSRTADIEKVIVKGVHGPQMVYLILI; encoded by the coding sequence ATGGGAGAAAGAACTGAAAAATTGATTGAAAGATTCAAACTTGAATTTGAAAGGGTTGGCGGTGTTTTTATAAGGGCTAAAAAGGATCAAATTCTGCCTATACTAAATCAAACGCTCAAAGTTGAAAACGCTGAGAAAATTTTCGTTGAAAAATTTGATGATGAACTTTCTAACATCTTGAAACAACTTAACGTCAAGCAAATCATCACCCAAGCTCATTCAGAAAAGCAACTTGCTAAGGTTGACGCATCAGTAACTGGATGTGATTACTTAATCGCTGAAACTGGGACTATCGTTTTCATCCATGATGAGAAAAGGTTTAAAAGTTCAATTCTACTCCCACGAGTTCACATCGTTATAGCGCGGTCGGAACAAGTTTACGAGTCCCTGGAACATGTTTTTGAAAAGATTGACAAAAAATTTGACTCAATTTTTTTAGTAACAGGTCCAAGCCGAACCGCCGACATAGAAAAGGTCATCGTCAAAGGTGTTCACGGACCGCAGATGGTTTATCTCATCTTGATTTAA
- a CDS encoding MBL fold metallo-hydrolase: MNIVFLPLIFLASVAVIQGEYESLKKRLKVEYGSIKVNGKFYNLDPNFKRGKFSVAFPFIARRIFEMIFGGGSDRRNCKFEILKPETSLYERRNPKNKITWLGHATFLVQMDGINFLTDPIFSEKAGPFGNRIGSKRYVPTPIDITELPKIDFVVISHNHYDHLDIATLKRIIALNQNVKIFVPLGVAKTLEEEGINQNVIELDWWDEFEFNGLKIIFTPTQHFSGRWINDSNESLWGGYVIIGKKKFYFAGDTGYFFGFKLLGDIFGPFDITCLPIGAYEPAEMMRPVHMNPDEAIQAHLDLKGKIFCAMHWGTFDLSDERCDEPPKRLIKKVKELNLDEKMFKVFKHGETIEW, encoded by the coding sequence ATGAATATAGTGTTCTTGCCACTTATATTTTTGGCTTCGGTTGCGGTTATACAAGGCGAATATGAAAGTTTAAAAAAGCGACTGAAAGTTGAATATGGGAGCATAAAGGTAAATGGGAAATTTTATAATCTTGATCCAAACTTCAAAAGAGGTAAATTTTCAGTTGCCTTTCCTTTTATCGCAAGGAGAATTTTTGAGATGATTTTCGGTGGTGGTTCTGATAGAAGAAATTGCAAATTTGAAATTTTAAAACCTGAAACTTCGCTTTATGAAAGACGAAATCCAAAAAATAAGATAACCTGGCTTGGGCATGCGACATTTCTTGTTCAAATGGATGGGATCAACTTTTTAACTGATCCTATTTTCAGCGAAAAAGCAGGTCCGTTCGGAAATAGAATTGGCTCAAAAAGATATGTGCCAACCCCGATTGATATAACTGAATTACCAAAAATTGATTTCGTCGTGATATCACATAATCATTATGATCACCTTGATATAGCGACGCTTAAAAGAATAATCGCTCTAAATCAAAATGTAAAAATTTTCGTCCCGCTTGGCGTTGCTAAAACTCTTGAAGAAGAAGGAATAAATCAGAATGTGATTGAACTTGATTGGTGGGATGAATTTGAATTCAACGGTTTAAAAATAATTTTCACACCAACGCAACACTTTTCCGGCAGATGGATAAACGATTCAAATGAGTCGCTTTGGGGTGGATATGTAATTATTGGCAAGAAAAAATTTTATTTCGCTGGCGATACGGGATACTTTTTTGGCTTTAAATTGCTCGGCGATATTTTCGGACCATTTGACATAACGTGTCTTCCGATAGGTGCCTATGAGCCAGCTGAAATGATGAGACCAGTTCATATGAACCCAGACGAAGCAATACAAGCGCATCTTGACTTAAAAGGAAAAATTTTTTGCGCTATGCATTGGGGAACATTTGACTTATCAGATGAAAGATGCGATGAACCACCAAAACGACTTATTAAAAAAGTCAAAGAATTAAACCTTGATGAAAAAATGTTCAAGGTTTTTAAACATGGTGAGACGATAGAATGGTAA
- a CDS encoding TonB-dependent receptor — protein sequence MKRINLISIALLIFISTLVSQVKITGYVFDAETNKPLPGANVYIENTTFGSATNENGYFEIKNLPAGRYTIVSSFVGYERQRKMIKVAEGEVINLTFYLKPTVLPSQTVVITALIATERESPVVFSNLEKQKIKDFYTTQDVPILLNELPSVLSYSWSGNGIGYNYLNIRGFDQRRISVLVNGIPQNDPEDHGVYWLDMPDLLASTGNIQVQRGAGSAFYGPPAIGGSVNIITSNFSIDPKISLFAGYGSYNTKKYSIAINSGLIQNKYLLYSRLSYIATDGYREKSWAKFPAYFFSAIRYDENMTTQINLYGGPFEDHLVYRGIPKDWVKDKSKRKANLNYMDVTTRDDEVENFSQPHYEILHEWRLNENLILNNTLFYIRGIGYWDMDASWADTVYFRLSKPYAERYGFKIPTSNPGNALARYFIDLNQYGWLPRLTLKHGKGELTLGGEFRIHRGFHWAKIVWAQNLPEGLPSDYRFYEYKGAKDIATVYLHEFIRVKDNLRLMGSLQFAYNRYRVYGEKEFFDYNLGKWVSNTFSVPYYFLNPKIGISYDLTEKLNIFASISLTNREPSRRDLYDASDGYWYPWGKKPNFEIRDGNFDFTKPLVKPERLVDLEVGTGYFAENYKLTANFYYMDFRNELIKNGQLNIFGDPIVGNAERTRHAGVELTAEIKINGLEISGNTTISRNRIIKHGEYAWKNPYTGEEYTTPQRIDLAGKRIAGFPDHLGSIRVTYRNSGFMISVLGKYVGDFYTDNFNLESRKVDAYKVFDVTMGYRFGNFEVKVQINNIFNELYAASGVGDEFYPGAERNYFVSFAFEF from the coding sequence ATGAAGAGAATAAACTTAATATCCATTGCCTTGCTCATTTTTATATCAACCCTTGTCTCACAGGTTAAAATAACTGGTTATGTTTTTGACGCCGAAACAAATAAACCACTTCCAGGGGCGAATGTTTATATTGAAAATACAACCTTCGGCTCAGCAACAAATGAAAACGGTTACTTTGAGATAAAAAATCTACCTGCTGGGAGATATACGATAGTTTCAAGCTTTGTCGGGTATGAAAGACAAAGGAAAATGATCAAGGTCGCTGAAGGTGAAGTCATAAACTTAACCTTCTATCTAAAACCGACTGTTCTCCCATCTCAAACCGTTGTGATAACAGCACTAATAGCAACGGAGAGGGAATCGCCAGTTGTCTTTTCAAACCTTGAGAAACAAAAAATAAAAGATTTCTACACAACTCAAGATGTCCCGATACTTTTAAACGAACTCCCATCGGTTCTGTCTTATTCTTGGTCTGGGAATGGAATTGGGTATAATTATCTTAACATTCGTGGATTTGATCAGAGAAGAATCTCGGTTTTAGTAAATGGCATTCCTCAAAATGACCCAGAAGACCACGGAGTTTATTGGCTTGATATGCCTGACCTTTTAGCAAGCACAGGAAACATCCAAGTTCAAAGAGGTGCTGGAAGCGCATTTTATGGACCACCAGCAATAGGTGGCTCAGTAAACATAATAACTTCAAATTTCTCAATTGACCCGAAAATCTCACTCTTTGCTGGATATGGAAGCTATAACACAAAGAAATATTCAATAGCGATAAATTCAGGGCTAATTCAAAATAAATATCTCTTGTATAGTCGTCTTTCTTACATAGCAACCGATGGCTACAGAGAGAAATCCTGGGCGAAATTTCCAGCTTACTTTTTCAGCGCGATAAGATATGATGAAAATATGACGACACAAATAAACTTATACGGTGGACCATTTGAAGACCATCTTGTCTACCGCGGGATACCTAAGGACTGGGTCAAAGATAAATCAAAGAGAAAAGCGAACTTAAATTATATGGATGTGACAACGAGGGACGACGAAGTTGAAAATTTCAGCCAGCCACATTATGAAATTTTACACGAATGGAGATTAAATGAAAATTTAATTCTTAACAACACTTTGTTTTATATCCGCGGTATTGGATACTGGGACATGGACGCATCTTGGGCGGATACGGTTTATTTCCGTCTATCAAAACCATATGCTGAAAGGTATGGATTTAAAATACCAACATCAAATCCCGGAAACGCTCTTGCAAGATATTTCATTGATTTAAACCAATATGGATGGCTTCCAAGATTAACTTTGAAGCATGGGAAGGGCGAGCTAACCTTAGGTGGTGAATTTAGAATTCACAGGGGCTTCCATTGGGCTAAAATCGTTTGGGCTCAAAATCTCCCAGAAGGATTGCCAAGCGATTATAGATTCTACGAATATAAAGGGGCAAAAGATATCGCCACCGTCTACCTACACGAATTCATCAGGGTAAAAGATAATTTAAGATTGATGGGAAGTTTACAGTTCGCTTACAATAGATATAGGGTTTATGGTGAGAAGGAATTTTTTGACTATAACTTGGGCAAATGGGTAAGCAATACATTTTCAGTGCCTTATTACTTTTTAAACCCTAAAATCGGAATAAGCTATGATTTGACTGAAAAGTTGAACATATTTGCAAGCATCTCACTTACGAACAGGGAACCAAGTAGAAGAGACCTTTATGACGCAAGCGATGGATATTGGTATCCTTGGGGTAAAAAACCAAACTTTGAAATTAGAGATGGAAATTTTGACTTCACGAAACCACTTGTTAAACCAGAACGGCTAGTTGACCTTGAAGTTGGAACTGGCTATTTTGCCGAAAATTACAAGCTGACGGCAAACTTTTATTACATGGATTTTAGAAATGAACTCATAAAAAACGGACAGTTAAATATATTTGGTGACCCAATTGTCGGAAATGCCGAAAGGACTAGACATGCTGGTGTGGAATTAACAGCGGAAATAAAAATCAATGGACTTGAAATTAGCGGAAACACAACGATAAGTAGAAATAGGATCATCAAGCACGGTGAGTATGCCTGGAAAAATCCATACACAGGGGAAGAATACACAACGCCTCAAAGGATTGATTTAGCTGGGAAGAGAATCGCTGGATTTCCTGATCATCTTGGTTCAATCAGGGTCACATATAGAAACTCGGGCTTTATGATTTCAGTGCTTGGGAAATATGTCGGCGATTTCTACACAGATAATTTCAACCTTGAATCCCGAAAGGTTGACGCTTATAAGGTCTTTGATGTGACTATGGGATACAGGTTTGGGAATTTTGAAGTTAAGGTTCAGATAAATAACATCTTTAATGAGCTTTACGCTGCTTCGGGCGTTGGAGATGAATTTTACCCAGGCGCTGAAAGAAATTACTTTGTAAGTTTTGCCTTTGAATTTTAA
- a CDS encoding CDP-alcohol phosphatidyltransferase family protein, translated as MKVAISLKLVADILTTIRFFTGLYIIRFATLDVPESVASASLLLWLAWVTDLIDGPISRLDPRKTQSWIGKHDLTADVTVAFGCWLFMTFSGFVSTFVGVGYLLLSVFLLWYFKSEHLAWGLQAPPYAGMIWIALTKSPTHGFLLVAWIIFVVLVTWPRFPKYTLPEFLNGMKALFKSR; from the coding sequence ATGAAAGTAGCTATAAGCTTAAAACTCGTCGCAGACATTTTAACTACAATAAGGTTTTTCACAGGGCTTTACATTATCAGATTTGCGACGCTTGATGTCCCTGAATCTGTGGCTTCGGCATCGCTTTTGCTTTGGCTTGCTTGGGTTACTGATTTAATTGACGGACCGATTTCACGACTTGACCCAAGAAAAACACAATCTTGGATTGGAAAGCATGATTTAACAGCCGATGTCACTGTCGCCTTTGGTTGCTGGCTTTTTATGACCTTTTCTGGGTTTGTATCTACCTTTGTTGGAGTTGGCTATCTTCTGTTAAGTGTTTTTCTTCTCTGGTACTTTAAATCCGAACATCTCGCTTGGGGATTGCAAGCCCCGCCTTACGCTGGAATGATTTGGATCGCTTTAACTAAATCCCCAACCCATGGATTTCTCCTTGTTGCGTGGATTATCTTTGTCGTTTTGGTAACTTGGCCGAGATTCCCAAAGTATACACTCCCGGAATTTTTAAACGGCATGAAAGCCCTATTTAAATCAAGATGA